The sequence below is a genomic window from Brevibacillus agri.
GCTGTAGCTGATCGCCTGGTCCAGCAAGCTCAGCGCGTCACGCGCCCCGCCCTCCGCCATCTTCGCCACGAGCTGCAAGGCCTGTTCTTCGACCTGCACTCCTTGCGACTGACAAATCCGCTGCAGCAGATTGACCATCACCTTTAACGGAATCCGGTGAAAATCGAAGCGCTGGCAACGGGAGATAATCGTCGCCGGCAGCTTGTGCGGCTCTGTCGTGGCCAAAATAAAGATGACGTGGGAAGGCGGCTCCTCCAGCGTTTTCAACAGGGCGTTGAATGCCTCTGTCGTCAGCATATGCACCTCGTCAATGATGTACACCTTGTACTTGACGTCGCTCGGAGCAAACTTCACCTTATCGCGAATGTCCCGGATTTCCTCGACCCCGCGGTTGGAGGCGGCGTCGATCTCCAGCACATCAGTTACCGAACCATTGGAAATCGCTTTGCATGTCTCACATTGATTGCACGGCTCGCCATCAATCGGCTGCTCGCAGTTCACTGCCTTGGCCATAATTTTGGCCGCACTTGTCTTTCCCGTACCTCGGGGACCGTTGAACAAATAAGCATGAGAAAGCCTATTTTCGCGTAAAGCATTACGCAAGGTTATCGTCACATGTTCTTGTCCGACTACATCCTGAAACGTCTGCGGCCGGTATACGCGGTATAGCGCGGTATAAGCCATGTTCGTGTGACACTCCCCATCTGCACAGTCCTCTTCCATATCCTATTCATTATACACGATTGGTACCGTTCATACAAAGAAAACGCCCCGTTCACAAGTGTGCGGGACGCTTTTGTCGAGACTGGACCTTTACAGATACGGCAGCATGATGTGGAAGGTCGTCCCGTACCCTTTGGACGACACGCGAATCTGGCCGCCGATGTCGTGGATGATTTTTTGACAGACAGACAAGCCAAGCCCTGTCCCTTCTTCTTTTGTCGTAAAAAACGGATCGAAAATCTTGTCGATAATGTAGAGCGGAATACCCGGCCCTGTATCGTGGATGTCGATGCTCATCTTGTCTCCGTCCTGGTCGAGATGATGGGAAATTTGCAAAGTTCCCTGCTCGCCCATCGCTTCGATTCCGTTTTTGCATATGTTGATGAATACTTGCTTCAGCAGCTCGGTATCGCCCACTACCATCGGAAGCTTGCCGCGAGAGGTGAACCGAACTTCGATTCCGTACAGGAGTGCCTGCGATTCGACAATCGGCATGATTTCATCAAAAACCGTATTGAGGTCGACCATGGCATATTGAATATCACGCGGCTTGCTCAGGAGCAAAAACTCGCTGACCAGCGAATTGATCCGATTGATTTCCGTCAGCATAATTTCCGTATAAGTCTTTTCCCGATCCATGCCGCTGTCGGTAAAAGACTTGAGAAACATCTGCAAAAACCCTTTGATGGAGGTCAGCGGATTGCGAATTTCATGGGCCGTGCCAGCGGCAATCTGCCCGATCATCGCCAACCGCTCGTTCCGCTCGATTTTTTGCTCAAAAGAACGCAGGTTGGTAATGTCTTTAAACAGGATAAAAGCTCCGACCGTTTTGCCCGACTCGTCCTGCAGCGTATTGGCGTCGACGATCAGCTCATAGCGCTGATTGTCATTCGTCCAGGACGTCGCGACGTTTTGCAGCTTCACGCCTTCCAGAAGCTCTTTTTTAATCAGCCGATGCGGCTCCGGAATCCCGCTGAATACTTCATCCACGTGCTTGTTGATGACATTGAGCCGCTCCATGCCCAAAAGCTTGCAGGCTGTCTGACTGGCCTCGACAATGCGCGAACGCTCATCGAGAATAAACAGCCCTATGCTCGTATCGTAGGTCAGCTTGGTCATGAGCCGCTGAGACAAGACCTGATCGGTTTCTTTAGCCAATTGGTAAAAATGAACCAAGTACAAGGGATTCTCTGCTTGCTGAACCAGTATCATCACAGGCGTTTTCCTGCTTTTCCCCTGTTTGTCACGCCATTCTACTTCCACATTCGCTCCCCTCTCCTCTTCTCTTTGCAAAAGCTCCTCGTACATCTGCTCCATGGAGCCCTGATAAGGGAGGATGGTCGCTACGGGTTGCTTGATAAGCTGATCGCGTGAATATCCGGTAACACGAAGCAGTTGTTCGTTTACTTCCACGATACTACCCGATTGATTCACCAATAAAACGGCAGTAGGCAGTTGATGCATGAACCGCTGCAATCGTCCGGACGAGCCAACGAGATGTAACGAAAAAGGTGCACTCACAGCTTGTCCCTCCTGGCCTATGACGTACTTCATGAGCAAAGAAACCCACGTCATTTCTCAACTATTATGAAACTTCGTGAAAAAAAGCTCAACACCTGCCCTCCAAGGCAAACCTCTCCAGAGAAATGTTTCGCTAGTTATCGTCAAATTCCAACAAAAAATATATGGATCGGCAAATAAAAATAGCATGCTTCCCGCAGGAAACATGCTATTGAACGTTCGTATAGGTACCGTGCACCTATCTTCGATAATTCTTATCCAAGCGTTACTCATGGTAGCAGCTCAGAGCAGGCTACCCTGCGGCACACGCGATGATCCACTTATGGCTGCTTCCTTCCGGACCTGACCAGGTTCATGGGTTCGCGTTGCACAGGACCCGCTCCTCAACACCGCCGCCATAAGGCAGCCTCACATAAGAAAACCTAGGATAGGAATTCAACCCTGCTATTGCGGATTGCAGGTTACAGGGCACCGCAACCTCCCCGTCTAGCACGGTACGATTAGAATACCAAAGATACGAGCCGATAGCAAGGTGAAAAGCCATCCAATACTAGGTAGCGGCTTTTTCCTTGACAATACTGTCACTGTTTTCGGTCGGCTGTGGCACCTGAATGGCGCCGCTCAAATACGCCCTTTGAAAAATGGCGACGATCTCCGGATCAAACTGGGTTCCTTTGCAGCGCATGATTTCCTCGTACGCCTCTTTTCCCGACATGGCATTGCGGTAGGAACGGGTGGAGGTCATGGCATCAAACGTATCGGCGACTGCCAGTATTCGGCCGATCAGGGGAATATTTTCTCCCTTCAACTGGTACGGATAGCCTTTTCCGTCCCAGCGCTCATGATGGTGCCTGATGCCCGGACTGACATGAGCCAGGCTCTCTATCTGCTCCACGATATCGGCCCCAATCGACGGATGCCGCTTCATAAATTCGTATTCCTCGTAGGTGAGCTTGCCCGTTTTCAGCAGCACGTGATCGGGAATCGCCACTTTGCCAATATCGTGCATCAGACCGGCATAGCGCAAATCATCACGGGTAAATCCAAGCTGCTCCTTGTCCAGCATTTGATCGTAAATAATGAGTGCGTACTGGGTCACCCTCTCTGTGTGCCCGGCTGTATAAGGGTCCTTCATCTCCACCGCCAAGTAAAAGCTGCGGACAATCTGATCGAGCCCTTTTTGGGAGTATTCCCGCTCCCGTTCGATCAGCGACTGTATCTGGGCCGCCATCATGTTGAACTTCTTTTCCAAAAACGTGATCTCGCGCATGCCTTCAATCGGTACGCGTATGGAAAAGTCGCCCTTTAACAAAGCATCGGTTGCGTCAACCAGCGTGTAGATCGGCTTGCTAATCCAGCGGGAAATGCGGTGGGCCACATAACCGGAGAAGATGACCACGAGACAGATCGTGAACCACAAAATGAATTTCATCCGTTCCAGCCGATTGGCGATATCCTGGTCGGGCAGCCATTCCACATAGGTGATCCCGCTCGTTGGCGACGTCTGATGGTACGCGTACACACTCTCGTTGCGAAGGTGGACAGCAAACACTTTTTTCTCCTCGGATTCGAGCAAGTGCTTGCTCAGGCTTCCGTACTCGGGCGCTACGGAAACGTTTTTCCCGATCAGCTCCATATCCGGGTGAACCAATATTTTCCCGGAAGGCATCAGCACCATCAGGTTGTTGTACTTGGCGATCGGGCTGTTGTTCACCCAACTGGCCAGCTCGTCTAGCTTGATCTCAACGAACAAGAGTCCTGACACCTCTTCGCTGTGGCCTTCCACGCGCTGCGAAACAAACAGCGATTTCGGGTTCCCTTGTTCATCTGTGCGGCTGAGCAGCCAAATCTGGCTCTCTCCGGTCCCCCACGCCTCTTTTTTCAACTCCGACGGCTGTCGCTTCTCCTCCCAGCCATCCTCCGGCTGCAAGGAAATGACTTGCTTATCATCGCGCACAAAATGTACGTTGCGGATCAGATTGCGAAAGTATGTAAAATTTTCGAAGGCATCCCGTACCTTGCTTCGTTGAGCTTCCCGATCGCTTGCGGCGAGAGGGTCCTCCAGTCGATTCTCCTGAGACTTGGGTATTGACATTCGCAAGACCGGATCGTTTGCCAACTGATTCGTGTCGTGTTGGATCGTCTGAAAAATCGTGTTCAGCCGCCTGTCAACAGAATCGAGATGCCCCCCGATGCTCGTTTCGTATTGCTCAAAAACTGCCTTCTGGGCTTCCTTGTAGAAGAGAAAACAGATGAGCAGGATGGGGAACAGGCTCAGCAATAAAAAGGTTGCAAATAATCGGTCTTTCAACTTCAATAACACAAGCCTCCCCCTTTTTCTTCTGGTTGATCGCGCTCACAAAGCTATACCTTCTGCTGTTGGGTATGCTTATTTTGTGTCCTTATCCCTATTACCGCGTTAGCACGAAACGTAAACCTTTAATTTACCAGATTTGGCTTCTTTTCTTCACACAAATAGACAAAGCTGTCTCATGCATATTATCCTAGCTAAGAATTACTGTCTAATAGTAAGGAGATCCATCCCATGCGATATATTTTTCTTGTTTTTCTGGGGGCATGCAGCTACGGCATTTTGTCGACAATCGTCAAGCTTGCCTACGGTCAAGGGTATTCCCCGGCAGAAGTCATCGGCGGCCAGATGTTCTTCGGCTTCGTCCTCACCTGGATACCCGCTCTCTTTTTCCTGCGGACAAAACCGGGAAAAAAACAACTGCTGCTTCTGGTCGGCGTCGGCTTGGCTGTCGGCTCCACGGGCATTTTGTACTACAATGCCTTGCGCTTCATTCCGGCCTCGATTGCGATAGTCCTGCTGTTTCAGTTCACCTGGATGGGAGTGCTGGCCGAGGCGATTTTGACCAAGCGGATTCCGGATAAGCCCACGCTGTTTTCGCTTGTCCTGCTGCTGTTCGGAACATTGCTTGCCGGCGGAGTATGGGAAACAGGCGGAATCGCCCAATTTCACATCATGGGTGTGGTGCTCGGACTGCTTTCTGGCGTCTCCTACACGCTGTTTTTGCTGTTCAGCGGCAAAGCTGCGGTCAGCGTCAATCCGTGGGTGCGCAGCGCGAGCATGTCTACCGGGTCGTTTTTGCTGGCGGCGCTCGTCTACACGCCTGTGTTTCTCTGGAACGGCTCGCTTTTGGACGGATTGTTTCCGTACGTATTTTTACTGGCCCTTTTCGGCATCTTCATTCCGACAGTCTGCTTCAACTTCGGCATTCCGCATACCGGACCGGGGATGGCTGCGATCCTCGGTGCGGCCGAGCTGCCTATGGCAGTATTTTCTTCGTACATCATCCTGCATGAGTCCGTATCGGCGCTGCAGGTGGCAGGCGTCGCCGTCATCCTGCTCGGAATCGTGCTCCCGGAGTGGCTGCGCCAGCGCCAAAGGCAAAAACAGCGCAGTTCCTCCCTCCGCTGAATACGCAAAAAACCCATCCTGTGCAGAAAAATCTGCGCGGGATGGGTTTCTTTATTCGGTTCCTTCGCGTTTTACCGTCAGCGAGGCCGCACCTGGAGCCTGGCTCCTTTGTCTTTTCCATAGCGAATATCCGTAATAGCTGATGGCAGCCAAAATAAGCAGACCTGCCGCTGCCACGATCATCGTTTGATTGAACATGCCCACAAATGCGTTGAGATGCTCGACGTTGTTGCCCAGCAGGTTGCCGGCGAAAAACAAAACCAGCGTCCAGACAAGTCCCGTCGTGTAGGAAAACAGGGCGTAACGGCGGAACGTCATTTTTCCGATGCCCACCAAATACGGCACCACATGCCGGACGACAGGCAAAAAGTAGCTGATGCACAAGGCGTAGCTGCCGTAACGGTCCAGCAGCGCCTGCGCCCGGTCCACGTACTTGTGCATCCCTTTTTTCTTGCCGATCCAGTTCAGCGCCGGAGCGCCGAGCCATCTCCCCAGCACGTATCCGAGCGACAGACCGGAGACAACCCCCAGATAGGTCGCTACAAAAGCCGGAAACACATTCAAGATTCCGAGCGAGGTCAATACGCCCGCCGACAGCACAATCACTTCATCCGGAATCGGCATTCCGACAATCCCTAGCCATAACATGAAAAAAAGGGCAAAATAGCCAAACTGACCAACCGATTCGGTCAGCATCTCCACAATCATCGCTTGTCCTCCTATCCGGCTGCTACTCGTGCCCTTTGCGGCAGACGTAGACAAATGCCGGCGGCAGATTGAGCGGAACGAGCTTCACAGTCATGTTTTCAAACACGCTGGACAGTTGCTTTTTCATCTGGAGCGAATATTGAAAGGTGACAAATACCCCGCCCGGCTTCAACGCAGCATATACTTCATCCATAATTTGATCGCGCAGCTCCTGCGGGAAGTTGGCAAACGGCAGCCCCGACACAATACAGTCAGCCTTGCCCAAACCGGCTTCACCCAGCACGCGGGTCAGATCGACCGCATCTTCATGAAAAAGCACGTTGGGGAATTGCTGCTCTAGCTTTTCGCGCATTTTGTTTTCTTTTTCAAAGGAAACCAGTGTCGCCTCCGGCCGCTTCATCTGCTCGATCCAGGTAGTAAAAATCCCTGTACCCGCGCCCAGCTCTGCAATCGTATGGGCCTGGCTCCAGTCAATCGGCTTCATCATCTGCTTTGCCAACGCTCGGGAGCTAGGCGTAATGCTACCTACTTGCCCGGGTGACTGTAAAAAATTATAGAAAAACATCAGCCGGTCCTTGATGCTAACCGGATGATGACAATCGATCATCATGTAAGACGCTCCCTTCGTCGTTTCCTTACCTCTCATCATATCCAGAAAACATTTAGAATTATCTTTCCAAAAACGAAAGATTTTCTTAATACTATAACAGTAAACGTTTGGAAATCAAAACGCCTCCGTCTGGGGTCGGAGTTACAGATCACGCTTTTGATGGTTACGATCGGATCGACATGTGCGTTACAATAAGGTCAACAAGATCATTCGTCACACAAGACGAGGAGGACTATTCCATGGATTATAGAGGGGTAAAAGCAATCACTCACGCCAGCGCATTTTTCGCACCGTTTCTGGTGCCCATCGTCGTCTGGGTGCTCATGCAAGAACGCGACGCGAAAAATATGGCTCTCCAAGCCTTGCTGTTCCATCTGTTCATGAGTATTCTCATCAGCATTTCCTGGGTTCTCTCCTTCGTGCTGATCGGGATTCCGTTTTTGATCGTGTTTGGCTTGATGGCGATTTACTACCCGATCAAAGGGATCATCTATTCGTTGCAAGGCCGACCGTTCCGTTACCCGGTCATCGGTTCGATCGTGGGGTAAGCCTAGTCCGTGTCAAACGCAAAAATGCCAGCGCCCGTCTTAGGGTCGCTGGTCTTTTTGCTGTGCTGCCTGCTTGTCTTTTATTATTTGGAACCGACTGTGAAACGTTGGTTCAGATGCTGCGGATTTTCGATTTCATCGAGTACCGCAATCGCGTAGTCCGCGTAGCTCACATAGCTTTGTCCGCTGCTGTTGACCAGCAGGTGGTCTTTTCCGAGCTGGTACGTGCCTGTTCGCTCGCCCTCAGGATCGAAGAAGGCGGAAGGACTGATGAAGGTCCATTGAATCCCTTCCGTTGCTTGCAGGATGCGAAGGTTCTCTCCCTGATTTTGCGCAGTCGCCAGGTACGCCTCTGGAAAATCAGGCGCTTCCATCACGCGCGTCGTTTTCGCTTCGTCGACGAACAAGCTGCCTGCGCCGCCAACTACGAGCAAGCGAGTCGCCGGAGCGCCCTTCATCGCTTCGATCAAAACATTGCCAGCCTCGACATGCAGATGTTCTTTGCCAGCAGGAGCGCCGAACGCGTTCACCACTGCGTCAAAGTCCTTCAAGTCTGCTGCTGTCAGCGCGAAAATATCTTTTTCCACAACG
It includes:
- a CDS encoding PAS domain-containing sensor histidine kinase, which translates into the protein MSAPFSLHLVGSSGRLQRFMHQLPTAVLLVNQSGSIVEVNEQLLRVTGYSRDQLIKQPVATILPYQGSMEQMYEELLQREEERGANVEVEWRDKQGKSRKTPVMILVQQAENPLYLVHFYQLAKETDQVLSQRLMTKLTYDTSIGLFILDERSRIVEASQTACKLLGMERLNVINKHVDEVFSGIPEPHRLIKKELLEGVKLQNVATSWTNDNQRYELIVDANTLQDESGKTVGAFILFKDITNLRSFEQKIERNERLAMIGQIAAGTAHEIRNPLTSIKGFLQMFLKSFTDSGMDREKTYTEIMLTEINRINSLVSEFLLLSKPRDIQYAMVDLNTVFDEIMPIVESQALLYGIEVRFTSRGKLPMVVGDTELLKQVFINICKNGIEAMGEQGTLQISHHLDQDGDKMSIDIHDTGPGIPLYIIDKIFDPFFTTKEEGTGLGLSVCQKIIHDIGGQIRVSSKGYGTTFHIMLPYL
- a CDS encoding HD domain-containing phosphohydrolase, with the protein product MLLKLKDRLFATFLLLSLFPILLICFLFYKEAQKAVFEQYETSIGGHLDSVDRRLNTIFQTIQHDTNQLANDPVLRMSIPKSQENRLEDPLAASDREAQRSKVRDAFENFTYFRNLIRNVHFVRDDKQVISLQPEDGWEEKRQPSELKKEAWGTGESQIWLLSRTDEQGNPKSLFVSQRVEGHSEEVSGLLFVEIKLDELASWVNNSPIAKYNNLMVLMPSGKILVHPDMELIGKNVSVAPEYGSLSKHLLESEEKKVFAVHLRNESVYAYHQTSPTSGITYVEWLPDQDIANRLERMKFILWFTICLVVIFSGYVAHRISRWISKPIYTLVDATDALLKGDFSIRVPIEGMREITFLEKKFNMMAAQIQSLIEREREYSQKGLDQIVRSFYLAVEMKDPYTAGHTERVTQYALIIYDQMLDKEQLGFTRDDLRYAGLMHDIGKVAIPDHVLLKTGKLTYEEYEFMKRHPSIGADIVEQIESLAHVSPGIRHHHERWDGKGYPYQLKGENIPLIGRILAVADTFDAMTSTRSYRNAMSGKEAYEEIMRCKGTQFDPEIVAIFQRAYLSGAIQVPQPTENSDSIVKEKAAT
- a CDS encoding EamA family transporter; amino-acid sequence: MRYIFLVFLGACSYGILSTIVKLAYGQGYSPAEVIGGQMFFGFVLTWIPALFFLRTKPGKKQLLLLVGVGLAVGSTGILYYNALRFIPASIAIVLLFQFTWMGVLAEAILTKRIPDKPTLFSLVLLLFGTLLAGGVWETGGIAQFHIMGVVLGLLSGVSYTLFLLFSGKAAVSVNPWVRSASMSTGSFLLAALVYTPVFLWNGSLLDGLFPYVFLLALFGIFIPTVCFNFGIPHTGPGMAAILGAAELPMAVFSSYIILHESVSALQVAGVAVILLGIVLPEWLRQRQRQKQRSSSLR
- a CDS encoding DedA family protein is translated as MIVEMLTESVGQFGYFALFFMLWLGIVGMPIPDEVIVLSAGVLTSLGILNVFPAFVATYLGVVSGLSLGYVLGRWLGAPALNWIGKKKGMHKYVDRAQALLDRYGSYALCISYFLPVVRHVVPYLVGIGKMTFRRYALFSYTTGLVWTLVLFFAGNLLGNNVEHLNAFVGMFNQTMIVAAAGLLILAAISYYGYSLWKRQRSQAPGAASLTVKREGTE
- a CDS encoding class I SAM-dependent methyltransferase, which gives rise to MMIDCHHPVSIKDRLMFFYNFLQSPGQVGSITPSSRALAKQMMKPIDWSQAHTIAELGAGTGIFTTWIEQMKRPEATLVSFEKENKMREKLEQQFPNVLFHEDAVDLTRVLGEAGLGKADCIVSGLPFANFPQELRDQIMDEVYAALKPGGVFVTFQYSLQMKKQLSSVFENMTVKLVPLNLPPAFVYVCRKGHE
- a CDS encoding DUF4870 domain-containing protein; this translates as MDYRGVKAITHASAFFAPFLVPIVVWVLMQERDAKNMALQALLFHLFMSILISISWVLSFVLIGIPFLIVFGLMAIYYPIKGIIYSLQGRPFRYPVIGSIVG
- a CDS encoding NAD(P)-dependent oxidoreductase, coding for MKIAIVGASGKAGKLIMKEALDRGHEVTAIVRDASKIDEPKAAVVEKDIFALTAADLKDFDAVVNAFGAPAGKEHLHVEAGNVLIEAMKGAPATRLLVVGGAGSLFVDEAKTTRVMEAPDFPEAYLATAQNQGENLRILQATEGIQWTFISPSAFFDPEGERTGTYQLGKDHLLVNSSGQSYVSYADYAIAVLDEIENPQHLNQRFTVGSK